One genomic segment of Helianthus annuus cultivar XRQ/B chromosome 14, HanXRQr2.0-SUNRISE, whole genome shotgun sequence includes these proteins:
- the LOC110907887 gene encoding homeobox-leucine zipper protein ROC4, translating to MGSLSKCGNSRSGTPDNFPIRANEEVVAQQEQERHENEILKQQNEELRLQNLAMKEFLKNPHKSIFEHKICIENARLKEKIHAMTIQYNQSYGLNETRMGIDMAIQTKSYLKLAPYAMDELFKLGALNDPLWNKSTHGQGETLDFKLYEWAFPPCLGPKPHGFVSEASRAKGVIPMATSDFVEALFNADRWRDMFGGMIGRCTTKVISNGARGSRNGALLLMKAEIQVFSSFVPVRVLNFIRYVNKHAEGLWVVVDYSVDFGTDRRLTRRCPSGCILQSMPNGCTKVTWIEHTEYDEQLIHENYRGLIRSGVGFGAQRWVSALLGQCKCIAPNLFESTTRCLRSLAQRMRRMFCATVCLTGWERWNLVANVPGRPRIMARMYNNFQGVSGVVMSATHSVWIAANHRHLFEMMLIKDLRSVWDVLCHTIATRDMYSFPLSQDEANFNCVSILDSNTLQAGVNQPLKVLQEASSDTTGSLIVYAIVDTPTVALVMQGGDSSRVGLLPIGLSIVPYHGESGESGSMVTVGFHRLLRNQVISNITVENINTLNRLVAQTVQGLKMLVDPLNEEGM from the exons ATGGGTTCCTTAAGCAAATGTGGTAATTCACGATCGGGTACTCCAGATAATTTCCCAATCAG GGCCAATGAAGAAGTAGTTGCACAACAAGAGCAAGAGCGCCATGAAAATGAGATTCTGAAGCAACAAAATGAAGAACTCAGGCTTCAGAATTTGGCAATGAAAGAATTTCTAAAGAACCCACACAAATCCATTTTTGAACACAAAATCTGTATCGAGAATGCGCGATTGAAAGAGAAGATTCATGCCATGACTATTCAATATAATCAATCTTATGGGCTAAACGAGACCCGAATGGGCATAGACATGGCCATTCAAACCAAAAGTTATCTTAAGCTAGCACCATATGCAATGGATGAGCTCTTTAAGCTTGGCGCGCTCAATGATCCACTTTGGAATAAAAGCACCCACGGCCAAGGAGAAACACTTGATTTTAAGTTATATGAATGGGCTTTTCCGCCTTGTCTTGGCCCGAAACCACATGGATTTGTATCCGAGGCTTCACGGGCTAAAGGGGTCATACCCATGGCTACTTCAGACTTTGTAGAAGCATTATTCAATGCG GATCGATGGCGAGACATGTTTGGGGGAATGATCGGAAGGTGTACTACGAAAGTGATTTCTAATGGCGCTAGAGGTTCAAGAAATGGTGCTCTACTGCTT ATGAAAGCTGAAATTCAAGTCTTTTCTTCCTTCGTGCCGGTTCGAGTCCTAAATTTTATTCGATACGTCAACAAACACGCAGAGGGGCTATGGGTTGTGGTTGATTACTCCGTTGATTTTGGAACGGACAGACGGTTAACAAGAAGGTGTCCATCTGGCTGTATTCTACAATCTATGCCAAATGGGTGCACAAAG GTTACGTGGATTGAACATACAGAATATGACGAACAACTGATCCACGAAAACTATCGTGGGTTAATTAGATCAGGCGTGGGCTTTGGTGCACAAAGATGGGTTAGTGCACTTTTGGGGCAATGTAAATGCATAGCTCCCAACCTGTTTGAAAGTACAACACGATGCTTACGAAGTCTAGCACAGCGCATGAGGCGTATGTTCTGTGCTACTGTTTGTTTGACTGGCTGGGAACGATGGAATTTGGTTGCGAATGTACCAGGAAGACCAAGGATAATGGCGCGCATGTACAATAATTTTCAGGGAGTATCAGGAGTAGTCATGAGTGCCACCCATTCGGTATGGATAGCAGCAAATCATCGACACTTGTTTGAAATGATGTTGATAAAAGATTTGAGGAGCGTGTGGGACGTGTTATGCCATACGATTGCTACCCGGGACATGTATAGTTTCCCTTTGAGCCAAGATGAAGCCAACTTTAACTGCGTCTCGATTCTAGATTCGAAT ACACTACAGGCTGGAGTGAATCAACCGCTTAAGGTATTGCAAGAGGCTTCGAGTGATACGACGGGATCACTCATTGTTTACGCAATTGTGGATACCCCCACCGTAGCTCTAGTGATGCAGGGGGGAGATTCGTCGCGAGTGGGTCTCTTGCCAATAGGGTTGAGTATAGTCCCTTACCATGGGGAAAGTGGTGAAAGTGGATCCATGGTGACTGTGGGGTTCCATAGGTTGCTACGAAATCAAGTTATCTCAAACATCACAGTGGAAAATATCAACACATTGAACAGATTGGTGGCACAGACAGTTCAGGGATTAAAAATGTTGGTTGATCCACTCAATGAGGAGGGTATGTGA